DNA sequence from the Cupriavidus sp. WKF15 genome:
AAACGACAGAGAAATTCAGGAACTACGCTTCGCGCATGAGGTTCGCGCTGCACTTGACGCATCAGCCGACAACTTGCCGGCTGATGTGAGCGAGCGGCTGGCGGCCGCGCGCCGTATGGCGCTGGCCCACAAGAAGGCCGAGGCCCCGGTGCGCGTACCGCAGTTTGCCATGCCGGCCGGCCACCACGTGCCGTCGCTCGACGATGAAGACGACTCAGCCTTGCACCGGGTCGGTGCGTGGCTCAAGCGGGGCGCGCTGGTCTGGGCCCTGGTCGCGCTCGGCGCCGGCCTGATCGGCATCTATCACTGGCAGCAACAGAAGCGCGTCGAGGAACTGGCGGACATCGATGCCGCCATGCTGCTCGACGACCTTCCCCCAACGGCCTACGCCGACCAGGGCTTCCACGTGTTCCTGAAGCGCGGGCAATAAACATGGCCCGCGCGACTTCCCACTCCGACGCAACACGCCGCCGGCTGGAAGCCCTGCTGCTGTCGGGTTTCTTTGCCGCCGCCATCTGGTGCCTGACGCCGCCGCCAGCCCATGCGCAGGGGCCGGCGTCAGCGCCGCAGGCCACGCACGCGGTCAATGCACATCCCACCTGGTCGGAACTCACGCCCGTCCAGCAGCGCATCCTGGGGCCGCTGCAGCCGCTGTGGGACACGATGCCCGAACTCAACCGGCGCAAGTGGCTGCGCATTGCCGAACGCTACCCGAAGTTTTCGCCGGAAGAACAGACGCGGCTGCAGACCCGCATGGCCGAGTGGGTCAAGATGACGCCGCAGCAACACCGCCTTGCGCGTGAGAACTACCAGATCACGCGGGCCCTGCCGGCGGAAAAGAAGGCCGAGGCCTGGGACAAGTACCAGCAGCTGCCCGAAGAGCAGAAGAAGAAGCTGGCCGAGGCGGAGCGGGTGCCGCGCCGGCCAGGCGCCGTCAGCGCGCTGCCCAGCGGCAAGCGCCTGCCCAGCGACACCAGCCGCCAGATTCACCAGGACAAGAAGCCTGCCGCGCTGACTGCCAGGCCGGCCTCGTCGGCCGCCGCCAAGGGCGCCGCCGCCGATGCGTCGGTTGCCGCTCCCGCGGCAACGCCGCCGGCGAACACCCCGGCATCCCCCACGCCGCCGGCCGCTCCGGAAGGCGGATCCGAAGCCGCTGCCGCCACGCAGGCCGACGGCACAATCCGGCAGTAAAGCGACCCGCGAACGGGCATTTGGCATAATCGCCGGATTCCGCACGTGACCACGCCAGACCCGGTCACCGCTGGAACGCCTGCCCAAGGTCACCCCAAGGTCACCCGTTTCCGTGCCATGCCTGCCGCTACCCTCGCTCCGTCGCCCTCCACCGCCCCGCATCCCACCGCTCCGTCGCTACGTCGCCGCATCGCCTGCATGCTGTATGAGGGCGTGCTGCTGTTCGGCGTGCTGAGCGCGTCGACGGCACTGTTCCTTCTGGCCCGCCCGGCGCTGCAGAAGCTTGGCCTGGACAGCCCCTACGCCATCCAGGGCTGGAGCTTCGTGGTGATGGGGCTCTACTTCACGTGGTTCTGGCAGCGCAGCGGCCAGACGCTGGCCATGCAGACCTGGCGCATGCGGATCGAAACCGCCCAGGGTGAGCCGCCGCGCTGGCCACAGGCGGCACTGCGCTACGTGCTGGCCTGGCTGTGGCTGCCGCCCGCGGCCGCCCTCGGGCATTGGCTCGGCCTGGTGAAAGGCCCGTTCGTCGGCGTGCTCTGCGCCGGGCTCCTGGTGTGGATCCTGCTGGCGTGGCTGGATCCGCGCCGCCAGTTCGTGCACGACCGCCTGGCGCGCACGCGCCTGACCGACTTGCGCACGCCGCGCCCATGACCCTGAGCGCCGCCGGCACACGCCGCGTGGCGGTCATCCTGCAGGCGGGCACGGCCGCCGGCATCGGCTGGCAACTTACGCTGCAGGCCGGCTGGAGCTGGCCGGCGGCACTGCTGGCCGGGGTCGTGGCAGTGCTGGCCGGACTTGCCGCAGGCATCGGGCTGGCGTTCGCCATGACGTTGCGCGGTACCGGTGTTGCACACCACCACCGCCCTCCGCCTGCGCCGGCTGCGCTGGGCAGCGGCAGGCTGCCGCTGCGGCTGGCAGAAATCATCCGGTGCTTTGCCAATGAGTACATCGCGGTGTTCCGCATGTTCAACTGGCTGCAACCATTCTGCGCTCACCGCCGCTATGTGCCGCCTGCGGCCCCATTCGCCGCCCGCCAGATGCCCACTGTGCTGCTGGTGCATGGCTACGCCTGCAACCATGCCGTCTGGCTGGACCTGCAACCCGCGCTGGCGGCCGCCGGCTATCCCTGCGAAGCGATCGACCTGGAGCCAGTCCTCGGTGATCTCGACGACTATGCCGACGTCCTGCGGCGCCATATCGGCCAGGTCAAGGCGAATACCGGCCAGCCCCCGCTGCTGGTGTGCCACAGCATGGGCGGCCTGGTCGCACGGGCGGCGCTGGCGCGCGCCGGCGAGAATCTCGGCGCCGGTGTCGTCACGCTAGGCACCC
Encoded proteins:
- a CDS encoding RDD family protein, yielding MPAATLAPSPSTAPHPTAPSLRRRIACMLYEGVLLFGVLSASTALFLLARPALQKLGLDSPYAIQGWSFVVMGLYFTWFWQRSGQTLAMQTWRMRIETAQGEPPRWPQAALRYVLAWLWLPPAAALGHWLGLVKGPFVGVLCAGLLVWILLAWLDPRRQFVHDRLARTRLTDLRTPRP
- a CDS encoding DUF3619 family protein; its protein translation is MSRNDREIQELRFAHEVRAALDASADNLPADVSERLAAARRMALAHKKAEAPVRVPQFAMPAGHHVPSLDDEDDSALHRVGAWLKRGALVWALVALGAGLIGIYHWQQQKRVEELADIDAAMLLDDLPPTAYADQGFHVFLKRGQ
- a CDS encoding DUF3106 domain-containing protein, producing MARATSHSDATRRRLEALLLSGFFAAAIWCLTPPPAHAQGPASAPQATHAVNAHPTWSELTPVQQRILGPLQPLWDTMPELNRRKWLRIAERYPKFSPEEQTRLQTRMAEWVKMTPQQHRLARENYQITRALPAEKKAEAWDKYQQLPEEQKKKLAEAERVPRRPGAVSALPSGKRLPSDTSRQIHQDKKPAALTARPASSAAAKGAAADASVAAPAATPPANTPASPTPPAAPEGGSEAAAATQADGTIRQ
- a CDS encoding alpha/beta fold hydrolase; the encoded protein is MTLSAAGTRRVAVILQAGTAAGIGWQLTLQAGWSWPAALLAGVVAVLAGLAAGIGLAFAMTLRGTGVAHHHRPPPAPAALGSGRLPLRLAEIIRCFANEYIAVFRMFNWLQPFCAHRRYVPPAAPFAARQMPTVLLVHGYACNHAVWLDLQPALAAAGYPCEAIDLEPVLGDLDDYADVLRRHIGQVKANTGQPPLLVCHSMGGLVARAALARAGENLGAGVVTLGTPHHGCALARFGAGRNARQMRCGSPWLTALAKAETPALRTRMVSIFSWHDSISGPPCTSWLDGAQHKALAGIGHVSLLRDPRALAAVVEALAALRTTAS